The Nitrospirota bacterium DNA window TTGTATCCACCGCTGATGCCCTCGACCAAAATTACCGCGGTGCCTGAGCCGAGTTGCCAGGCCTCTGAACGTGTGATGGTAAATAGTTTGTGCCCTTCATCTTTTTTGACGACGACCGCCGTGCCTATGGGGTGCAATTTGTTCCAGCGATCACAAAGCCCCTTTTCTTTTTTGCTTTGTATACCCATCATGCGGCCCTCAGTTTCTTCGCGGCGTCCTCGAGGTCTTTGCTGGCGGCGGTCTCTATCCAGAATTCGTCGTCCTGCTTCACGGCCAGGCCGCTCTCGGCGAGCCGCGGCTCATCCAATATACCCGCCGTCTTGTCCGCGAGGATCTGGGCTTTGTCTATCTCGGGGATCTCGCGCACATATACGCCGTGATAAAGGGTGAGCAGCTCGAGCGCGGCGTCCCATTTTTTGGCTATCTTCTTGATGAGCGTTACCGTCGGCTGGCCGACGCGGAAGCCCAGAGATCCGAAGGCCGTCTCGATGGAGCGCTTCCCCCAGGTGGACATATCCTCTTCCGCCCAAGCTTCAAGTTCCTTGACGAGCAGGGCCTTCTCCGCCTCGAGGCCGGGGCGTCCGGATGCCCTCTGGCCCTTTTGGTGCTGCTCGCGGATCCGCGCGATCGCGTTTGCCTCATCGAGATCCCAGGTAGCCAGCTTCTGATCGATGGTGTTCAACTGCGACATCGCCGCGTCGGCCTGGGCGCGGCTGGTGATGCTGTTCTTTGGTTTGAGTCGTGCCATGTTTTGCTCCTTTTAGTTGCGGTTCAAGGTTCACGGTTGAATCTAAGCTTTAGCTTCCATCTCTTCGAGTACTTTCCCCAGCGCCAGAGTGATCAGGCGGCTATGCAACCTGGGGTACTTTGTCCAGTCGATGCTGCCGGGGGACTGAACCTCCGAGAGATGAGGGACGATCGCTTCGCTTGGACGATGGACGAGAGGGATATCCTGCCTGACTGACTGACTGACTTGCCGTGGCATCTCGTTTTTTCTTTCACCTTTACAATTCCTTTTTTGTGGTCCTGTCCGGGATACGGCGCACATCCATGCTTCGCCTTGTAGCACTTGTAGCAGAGACCGTCTTTTTGAACAGTCCTTCCGCAGTCCTTTGTGCTGCAGGTGCCTTTCGCATTCGTTGCCATTGTCGTTTCTCCTTTAGCTTGTATCGTTTCAGCTTTTGCCTGATTCGTCTCGCCTTTACGTCCGTCGTCCAAAGCCTGCCCTCGAAGGATTTTATCGGGGGTCTCTCGTCCCTCGGTCTTATGTTTCCCCGCCTCATACAACACCGCCCCGCGCTTGCAGGTCCGGCACTTGTCAAAGTTATGAAAGTGGCCGTGCAGCGATGTCTCAAACCTCTTTGCGCACGTCTCGGCCGCCTTCGAGGCGAGCATGGTGACGTTGTACTTTTCGCAGGTGAACATCTTCGGGCTTTGCATTTCCATCGTCCGTCGTCCCCCTCGTCTAAAGCCTGCCCCCGAAGGATTCAATCGGGGGTCCATCAATATTTCAGATCCCGATCTCCCTGCTCATCGCCTGCATGCTCCGGTCCATCTCCGCAATCTCGGTTCGGACCTTCTTCTTTTTTTTCTCGATGCTCTTTTCAAATTTAATTCGCTCGGTGCAGGTCAGTGATCGCAGGAACCCGCAGCGTTGACCATAGCAGAACGACCTTGTGCCTCTTCCGTTTATTCTGTATTCGCAACCCATCCCATCACCCCCTCATTAAAATGTACATCGCGGCCGCGGCCAAGAGGATCCACTTCGATCGTCTCGCCCCGGAGCGCTTCTTTTTCTCCGCCATTTCCCGCTTGAGCCGGTGCATCCTGTACAGCATCTCTCCTGTTATGTGGACTATAGCCATATGCACGCCTCCTTTATTCCCGAATAGTAGATCCACGCAAGGCCCCCGATGATGATTGCAAGCACGATGACGATCGTCAGGTATTGCATCGCGTCTTCGGCCTTCATGCCTTGTCCTCCTTTCCCGCCCTGATCTTCTGCAACTCAAAGCAGCCGATCTTATTAAAGTCCTCAATCATCTTGTCCGATACCGCCGGGACCTTCTGCACCATGCCGATGGCGCAGTAGCCGGTTATTGATGCGAGGTTGTTCCCGATTCTGTCCTCCAGCCAGCGCTTGGCGTTTTTGCTGAGCGCCTGCAGCTCGTCGATGGCGGTGGCTTCGTCTATTTTCCATGGTTCATTCATTCGCACCCCTTGCATAAATCCGGCGTCCGGGTTGACTGCACGGTGCAGACCGTGATGTCCACCTTTGCCTTGCGGACGCGGCAGTATTTTCCGTGCACCGGCTCGCTTGCTTTCTGTTGCACCTGGACGCCTGCGGGATTTGGTGTTTGACTCCGAACTACCAACGGAGCCTGCCCTCGAATGCCGTTATTGAGGGTACCCCGAACCTGGCGCTCTTTCAGCCGTCTGCGCTTGTCTCTTCCGTTCATTCCACGCTCCTTAATAGCTCATTGAAAATACGACCATGATCGGCATCGATGTTCGGCGGTCCATGGTATGTTCGTTTTCCCAGACATTCACCTGCTCCGTTGCGATGATGGAATCAACGACGATCCTCGCCAACGGATGATCTATTCGGCTGATGAGCGCGGTTGCCGCGATGCCGACAGTGCCAAAGACCGCCAATGCGGCGCGCGAGGGATGTTCGCCGAGGACGGGGTTCATCTCGTGATATTTCAGGGGCTGATCGATCACTGAGCGCACGGTCTGGTGGTAATCCACCGCGGCCAGTACCGTCAGATAGAGCGTTTTCTGCAGCTTGTCGAGCGTGCTGATGGTGTGAAACGTTTCAAGGTTTGAAAGACGCGTCTCTCCCGCATGCACAGTGGTGAGCGAGAGGAAGACCACGATCGCGATTGCAATGATCACGATCAGGACCATTTGCATGATCGCGGCCGGGACCGCCTCGTTCAGTTCCGTTTGCTGCTGATTTTTATATTCACGACTTGTCATTTTTGTTCCTCCTTACGAATGCTTCATACTATCGATGGCCCTTATGACTTTCTGCACCTGCCAGGACTCTATGAACCGCAGTTCCTCTACGCCCGTAATGCGTTTTAAAAAGCCCTTTAAGGCCTTTTGCTTGGCCGTGTAATTAGGCATCTTTGAGACGCTCATCCACATGGCCTCGATCTTCCGAAGTTGCGCTGGTGTGGCCATGCCGTCGCGGTAACCAAGGTCGGAGAAGCGGTCCTTGAAATTCTCGACGGACGACGGACGAGGGATGACGGACGATGTGACGCGGCCTCCAATGTGTCTAATGACCTCGATGACCTCGCCAACCGTGGCCTCGGACAACCGGTGGCCGATGACGCCCGGCGCGATGAGGTTGCGAAGATCGTTCTTGTCGATTCCCCGGTCCTCCGCATCACAGAAGAGCTGCGCGAGCTTGACGGCTCGGAAGTCCTTGCGCTTTTCACCCTCGCCCCTCGAGGGAGAGGGCCGGGGTGAGGGGTCGTCTTGATGAGTTGCGGGAATCACTTTGCCTTCCTGCCTTCGGAGCCTGCCCTGAGCGAAGCCGAACGGGCCATCGTCGTATGCGCCCTGTGCGCGGCCACGATGTTTTTGTGGTTATTATCGAGCTTTATCATCTCGTCAATCACCTGCGGGACGAGCTCCTTTATAAGCGTTGCCAGCATCGTGAGCCTCTTCGCTATGCGGTAGAGCCCTTTTGTGTCGAGTGTGGATGTCTTCATGCTGATTGCCTCCTCCTGTAGTCGCGCTTCAAATCCTGATACGCCCGGCGATATCCGCCGCAGACGACCGTGGTTCTGTCAAAGGTGATCTTTTTTCCCTGGGCATTGGTTTTCCCCGTCCAGAAGCGCGTGATGAAGTTGGTGCGCTTCGTCGCCGGCGCGACCAGGAGCGCCTGTTTCCTAAGTCTTTTGCATACTGTTTTTCTCATGGTGCCTCCTTATACGATCAGCATCTTTGCCGTTTCCTTAACGACTTCCGCCGTGATCGAGATTTTGTTGAGCTTCGCCATGTCCCGTGAGTTCTCGATAAGATTTGAGAGCACGCGGGCATTCCCCTTGGACGCATCAAAAAAAGACTTCCATATTCCATTGCTATTCGGGAATACCTTCTCCACGATGTCATGCACGTCCATGCCGTCCAGCTTGTCTATCTCCACGGCCAGCCGCATGCGGGAGTAGAGCTGCGCGTACTGTCCGCGCCGTCCACGCAGGTTGGTGATGAGGCGCGGCATGCCGACCATCAGCACTCCGACCTGGGCCATGTCGTAGATCCTCCGGAGATATTCGAGAGACCTGTATGCGAGATTCTCCGCTTCATCGATGATGATCAGGCGATCGGAGCCTTTCAGCTTTTTCACGACCTCGGTGTAGAGTTCGTGGGTGCCGCCCTCTCCGTCCAGGCCGACGCTGCGGGAGAGGTCCGATAGCAGCGCCTTTGCGGTGAGTCCGATGACTGTCTCGAGAAGGATCACTTCCTGGTCATCCTTGGCATAGGCCTGCAATGCTTTGGTTTTTCCTATTCCGGCGTCTCCGTAGCAGCAGCACATCCATCTGCGCAGATGACTTTTCCGGGCGACCGCATGAATTTTCTTCATGACCGAGGTCTGAATTATCGGGATTGGATCTTCACGGTCCGCGATACGATCGGAATGTCGTTTTAAAAAACTCGCAATCTTGACCCGGACGGCTTCCGAGTCTCCGTCGTATTTGCCCGCCATCCAGGAACTGATGGCGGATGTCGAGTATCCGATTCCGCGCGCCGCTGCGGTCATGCTGAATACTTCGGCGTCCAATAATTTCTGCAGCTGTTCTTTTTCCTTGACCACTTGCTCTCCTCCTTATAAATTCCGCTCTTCCAGATCGCACTCAAACATGGCCAGCTTCAGCCGGGGGGCCGGCTCTTCCGTCGGCATCATTTCAATGATGTCCGGACCGGCCTTCAATGTCTCGATATCATTCCTCCTTTCCTGGGATTGCCGCATCATGAGCGCGCCGGGCTGCGGCCCTTCGATGCGCGGAGCCTGCTGTGAGCCTGTCGAACAGTTGATGGCGATGGGCATCGGCGCTTC harbors:
- a CDS encoding host-nuclease inhibitor Gam family protein, translating into MARLKPKNSITSRAQADAAMSQLNTIDQKLATWDLDEANAIARIREQHQKGQRASGRPGLEAEKALLVKELEAWAEEDMSTWGKRSIETAFGSLGFRVGQPTVTLIKKIAKKWDAALELLTLYHGVYVREIPEIDKAQILADKTAGILDEPRLAESGLAVKQDDEFWIETAASKDLEDAAKKLRAA
- a CDS encoding regulatory protein GemA; this translates as MIPATHQDDPSPRPSPSRGEGEKRKDFRAVKLAQLFCDAEDRGIDKNDLRNLIAPGVIGHRLSEATVGEVIEVIRHIGGRVTSSVIPRPSSVENFKDRFSDLGYRDGMATPAQLRKIEAMWMSVSKMPNYTAKQKALKGFLKRITGVEELRFIESWQVQKVIRAIDSMKHS
- a CDS encoding AAA family ATPase; this translates as MVKEKEQLQKLLDAEVFSMTAAARGIGYSTSAISSWMAGKYDGDSEAVRVKIASFLKRHSDRIADREDPIPIIQTSVMKKIHAVARKSHLRRWMCCCYGDAGIGKTKALQAYAKDDQEVILLETVIGLTAKALLSDLSRSVGLDGEGGTHELYTEVVKKLKGSDRLIIIDEAENLAYRSLEYLRRIYDMAQVGVLMVGMPRLITNLRGRRGQYAQLYSRMRLAVEIDKLDGMDVHDIVEKVFPNSNGIWKSFFDASKGNARVLSNLIENSRDMAKLNKISITAEVVKETAKMLIV